The Sus scrofa isolate TJ Tabasco breed Duroc chromosome 6, Sscrofa11.1, whole genome shotgun sequence region CACGTACTGCATCCTTCATGTGCTCAGAGCCTCCCTGGACACCCACCTTCTGCTAGTTCCTGCCAGCACCTCTGCTTGGCTGCTGGTGAGGTCCTCTTGGTCACCGAGACCCTGGATGTGCCCATGCCCTGTCCCCAGGAGCAGTCCTCCTGCCTTGGCCGAGTCGACCTGAGTTCCTGAAAGCTTCCCTGCAGGAAGCTCTCCATCACTGTTCCCCTAACCAGATTCCCAGTGTGAGGCATCCTCATGAGGGCACAGGTGAGGAGGGTGTGGCTGGAGGTGTCCCCAGCCAGGTCGCCACCTGGCCAGGTTTGTGGACAGTTTCTCCCATGGCGAGTGGTCTTGCATGGCGTGAGTGGGTGGAGGGGTGTGGGTGGCCCATGGCCCTGATCGAGTTTGTATGTGTCTCAGGAAGAGGGTGCATGTGGCCCCAGTGAGGGCAGGGGAGGCCAGCTTCCCTAGGTCTTGCCATGGCAGCGGGCCCAGCACCCATTGACCAGGAGAAGCTCGTGATCACCAAGATGGGGGAGGATGAGGCCGCCTGCTGTGACCCCAAACCGTTCTCCAATCCTCGGCCCCGAACCCTGTCGCCTGGGCTTGGTAGGGACCCCTGGCAACGCCTCTGCAGCTTCCGCTTTGAGGAGGCAGTGGGTCCTAGGGAGGCCCTGAGCCGGCTTCGGGAGCTGTGCCGCCCGTGGCTGAGGCCCAAAGTGCACTCCAAGGAGCAGATGCCGGAGCTGCTGGTGCTGGAGCACTTCCTGGGCGTGCTGCCGCCTGACATCCGGGTCTGGGTGgcatcccagggccctgcaagtGGCAAGGAGGCTGTGGCGCTGTTGGAAGACCTGGCTGAGATGTCGCAGGAGGCTGGTGAGCCAAGGGAGCCAGGGCAGGACCGTGCAGGGGTCCAACCTGTGACCCGGGGTCCTGAGTGcctgcccccaccgcccccagtGTCCTCATAGCTGGGAGGAGGCCTCGGAAGCCGTGACGTGACTGGAGACTTTTCTGGCCTCTGAGGCTCCCAGAGGCGTGAGCCTGAGGTTGGTGTGGCTtttcccctcagggtgcaccgGACCgtgtttcccttcctccttcGTCTCAGGTTCGCTGAGCCCGTGCGTGTGCTGGGCCCTGGCGGGAGGGCAAGGGGAGAGGCAAGTCCTCGGCCTCTTGGAGTCCGGTCTGGTTGGAGAGTTGAGCAGAGAGACGGCCGCTCACACGAAGGGGGCCCCCCTTGCTCTGGAGCaggtggaggcaggaggagggggcacAGGTCAGCCTGGCCGGGGTGGCTTTGTGGTTCCTGCTGTGTGACATTTTCACCCTGGGCTTCGAGGGGCAGGAGGGACGGTGGTTCCAGCCATCTGTTCACGTGGGCGTGTGTTTACGCCTTTCCTCACACACGGGTTTATGCCGTTCTTTCTGCCTGCTTGGCTGTTTGTATCAAGACAGAAACCTTAGCACTTAAACAAAAGATGGCTTTATCAAGCTATAACCTACATATCAAGACATTGTCAATTGGTGGCTTTTAGTCCATCTGCAAAGTTGTACAGCCGTCACGCGTGTCTAAGACGGTCCTGTGCCCGATAAGCCCCGTGCTCGTTAGCAGTCACTCCCCGTTCTTCCCTCCCCAGTCCCTTGGCAGCGCAGCCACTGATCCCACATTCTCATTCTGAGCATTTGATTACACGGAGTCATACGTATGTGGCTTCTTACACCCGGCTTCCTTCGCTGAGTGTGACGTCTTCAGCGGCCATCCGCGCTGTACGACGTCGGGATCTCACTCGTTTTGATGGTTAAATACTAATCCGTCCCGTGGGTCCCCCAactttctgtttatttccttaccaggtaatggatatttgggttgttggGTCCTCCTGGCTGTGGGTAGTGCTGGTGTGAATTCCGTGACTCTATCTGTGCAGGCAAATGCTTTCAGAGTCTCTTTGGTTACATGCTGAGGAGTGGAGTTGCTTTATCTCATGGTAAGTGATTGGCCTTAGAAACTCACAGGAGGGGCTAGGAGAAGGGGCTGCCGCGGGTGGTGCTGGGGTCCCCCGGGGCACATGAGGAGGCTGGTTCTGCACATGTTGGAAAAGTTGCAGACTGGATTCCGCTGCCCTGAGGAAAACCTTGATAACGCAGGTCTGGTTTTCACCTAGGCGTGAGCGTGAGGTGCACCCGGTCCTCCCTGGGTGCCTGGCTGTAGTGCCGGACTCTCTTCTGAGCCCGTCGCCAGTGTTTTGAGATTGGCTGTCTTCTGAACAGTGGCCAGCATTTGCCTCCTTAGAGGTATGTTCCCTGCTGCTGGACAGATGCTTAGCTGATGCACGCTGTTAAAAACAGACATTGCGTCATAGCAGCGTGGG contains the following coding sequences:
- the LOC110261339 gene encoding zinc finger protein 444-like, with protein sequence MAAGPAPIDQEKLVITKMGEDEAACCDPKPFSNPRPRTLSPGLGRDPWQRLCSFRFEEAVGPREALSRLRELCRPWLRPKVHSKEQMPELLVLEHFLGVLPPDIRVWVASQGPASGKEAVALLEDLAEMSQEAVSS